From a single Bacillus pumilus genomic region:
- a CDS encoding CsbA family protein, with translation MITKAIFALVFPFLLVILFSKVTYNHYVGIALTAALLFASYMKGYTETYFIVGLDIISLVAGALYMAKKEIEKREKAEKHH, from the coding sequence AAAAGCCATATTTGCACTTGTTTTTCCTTTCCTGCTCGTCATTTTATTTTCAAAGGTTACCTATAATCATTATGTGGGCATTGCGTTAACAGCAGCGCTTTTATTTGCCTCGTACATGAAGGGCTATACAGAAACCTACTTTATTGTGGGATTAGATATTATTTCTTTAGTGGCTGGAGCATTGTATATGGCTAAGAAAGAAATCGAAAAAAGAGAAAAGGCCGAAAAACATCATTGA